One Megamonas hypermegale genomic window carries:
- the coaD gene encoding pantetheine-phosphate adenylyltransferase codes for MITAICPGSFDPVTNGHIDIFKRATKMFDNVIVGVFNNVHKKPLFTVEERVALLKEATKGIPNITVDAFDGLLADYAHDKDAHVIVRGLRDANDFLYEFPRAMLIKSMAPDIENIFLTTDNRYYHVSSSAIRELAQFGGDISALVPPCVEAAIHAKVKK; via the coding sequence ATGATAACTGCAATTTGTCCTGGCAGCTTTGACCCTGTTACAAATGGACATATCGACATATTCAAACGTGCAACAAAAATGTTTGATAATGTTATTGTTGGCGTTTTCAACAATGTTCACAAAAAGCCTTTATTTACAGTTGAAGAACGCGTAGCACTTTTAAAAGAAGCTACAAAGGGAATACCTAATATCACTGTAGATGCATTTGATGGATTACTTGCTGATTATGCTCATGATAAAGATGCACATGTAATTGTGCGTGGATTACGTGATGCCAATGATTTTCTGTATGAATTTCCACGTGCTATGCTGATTAAAAGTATGGCTCCAGATATTGAAAATATCTTTTTAACTACAGATAATCGTTATTATCATGTATCTTCATCAGCAATACGTGAGTTAGCACAATTTGGCGGAGATATCTCAGCACTCGTACCGCCATGTGTAGAAGCTGCTATCCATGCCAAAGTAAAAAAATAA
- the rsmD gene encoding 16S rRNA (guanine(966)-N(2))-methyltransferase RsmD, which yields MRIITGSARGAKLKAPKGQNTRPTADRIKESLFNILGAFVYDKNVLDMFSGTGNLALEALSRGASHATMVDMALESISIIKFNTAHTKLNDKATILKSDIFMAIKKFHQNKMKFDIIFCDPPYHKELCMKSLQILHEYPVLSDDGIIIMEHALEDILPDKYEEFSLLRRQKYGSTTQISIYENTKMVKSEE from the coding sequence ATGAGAATTATTACAGGTTCAGCCCGCGGTGCAAAGTTAAAAGCACCAAAGGGACAAAATACGCGTCCTACGGCTGATAGAATAAAAGAATCGCTTTTTAATATTTTAGGTGCTTTCGTCTATGATAAAAACGTTTTAGATATGTTTTCTGGTACAGGCAATCTAGCATTAGAGGCACTCAGCCGAGGTGCTAGTCATGCCACCATGGTTGATATGGCACTTGAAAGTATTTCCATCATAAAATTCAATACAGCTCATACTAAATTAAATGATAAAGCTACTATCTTAAAATCTGATATTTTCATGGCAATAAAAAAATTTCATCAAAACAAGATGAAATTTGATATAATATTCTGTGACCCACCATATCACAAAGAATTATGTATGAAAAGCTTGCAGATTTTGCATGAATACCCTGTATTAAGTGATGATGGTATAATTATTATGGAACACGCTCTTGAAGATATTTTACCAGATAAATATGAAGAATTTTCATTGTTGCGTCGTCAAAAATACGGTTCAACAACACAAATAAGTATTTATGAAAATACTAAAATGGTTAAAAGTGAGGAATAA